TCTGGCTGAGCAGGTGCGACGCCCCGTTCTGGAATAAAAAAATCTGCCATTGTCAATTTCGGCTGCTATCGAAAGTTGGCGCCCGACACCAAAAAGGAGGCAGTATGCATCACTGGACCCCATCCGAAAGCTATTTCACCAGCTGGGACGGCACAGAGTTGTTTTACCGCAGCTGGCAACCCACGACCGACAGCAAACAGGCCCTGATCTTCATTCACCGGGGACACGAGCATTCCGGACGTATCGCCCAACAGGTCGAAGACCTCGGCTTGACCGATTTCTGGGCCTTCTCCTGGGACAATCGCGGACATGGTCATTCCCCGGGCCGACGCGGGCATGCCGACAGCTACTCCCATCTGGTCAAAGACCTGGATACCTTCGTCCGTTTTGTTTCCGAACGCTATGAGATCCCCATGGAGAACATCGCCGTGGTGGCCAACAGTGTCGGCGCCGTTACCGCCGCGACCTGGGTCCACGATTATGCGCCGCGCATCCGGGCCATGGTACTGGCCGCACCGGCCTTTCGAATCCGCCTTTATGTCCCCCTGGCGATACCTCTACTGCGGCTGTGGCTCAAAATCAAAGACAAGGCCTTCGTCAGCAGCTACGTTAAATCCAAGCTCCTGACCCATGACCGCGAACAGGCCCGCCGCTACGACGAGGACGAGCTCATCACCCGGGACATCGCCGTCAATATCCTACTCGGGCTGCATGATACGGCAACGCGGATTATCGAAGACGCGGCCGCCATCATCACGCCCACCCTGATCTTATCGGCCGGATCCGACCGGGTGGTGAAAAATTCCGCCCAACACCGCTTCTATCGAAGACTCGGAGCTCCGACCAAGTGCCTGGAAACCTATCCGGGCTTTTTCCATGCTCTGCTCTATGAAAAGGATCGCCAGCGACCGATGGCCCATGCCCGCGAATTCATCCTGCAGGCATTCCGCTCCGACATCGACCGCACAGCCCTGCTAAAGGCCGACCGGGGAGGGTTCACCCGTACCGAATACGATCTGCTCCGCAGCCCCGCCCCCTGGCTCAAAAAGCTTAATTTTGCCGCACAAAAATTCATGATGCGTACTGTCGGAAGCCTCAGCAAAGGTATCCGCCTGGGGAGAAAAACCGGTTTCGATTCCGGTCGTTCCCTCGATTACGTCTACGAAAACAGGGCCAGGGGTATCGGCCCTATCGGCAAATTTATCGACAGGGGATATCTGGATGCCATCGGTTGGCGAGGCATCCGCATGCGCCGGCAACATCTGGAAAAACAATTAACGCGCACCATCGCCCGCATCACCGACTCCGGACAACCGGTACATTTGCTCGATGTCGCTACCGGTTGCGGGCGCTACGTGCTGAATGTGCTCAAAAACCACGATGACCAAAAAATCGATGCTCTGCTGCGCGATTTCACTGCAGCCAATCTGGAGCAGGGGCATGCCCTTGCCGCTGCAATGGGACTGGAAAACGTGCGTTTCGAACAGGCCGATGCCTTCGACCCGGACACGATTCGCCCACTGCAACCGCGCCCTAATCTGGCCATCGTCTCCGGCCTTTATGAACTGTTCCCCGACAATGACATGGTCGGTGCGTCCCTGCGGGGGATCGGGGATGCCGTCGAACCGGGCGGTTACCTGATCTACACCGGACAACCCTGGCACCCTCAAGTGGAGATGATCGCCCGCGTGCTGACCAATCGGGACGGCGTTCCCTGGATTATGCGACGCCGCAGCCAGGCGGAAATGGACGAACTGGTCAGGCAGGCAGGTTTCGATAAAATCGCAATGGAGGTCGACCCATGGGGGATATTCACCGTTTCCGTGGCACGGCGCGTCGCGATCTGATCGACGCCGTCCTTACAGCCTCCGGCACCTCCCTGTTGTTCATTTTGGTTTACGGCGGCTGTTCATGGATTACCGCACAGCGTAGTGGCATCGGCACCCTGGTTTTCGGTTGGGAGCGAAGCATACCCTTTATCCCGGCAATGATCGTACCTTATATGTCCATCGATCTGTTGTTCGTCGGGGCGCCCTTCCTTTGCAGCGACATTGCGGAACGCCGGCTGCTGGCAAAAAGGCTCTGCTTTGTCATCCTGGTTGCCGGCGGCTTCTTCTTGCTGATGCCGCTACGCTTCGCATTCCCGAGACCGGTACCGGAAGACTGGACGGCGCCGATCTTCCGTTTCCTGCACGGATTCGACCGCCCCTACAACATGTTTCCGTCGCTGCATATTGCCCTGCGAACCCTTCTGGCCGACACCTATGCCCGTCACACCCGGGGACTTCTGCGCCTGACGGTACATATCTGGTTCAGCCTGATCGGCCTGTCGACGGTTTTGACCTGGCAGCACCATGTCATCGATGTGGCCGGCGGCTTCACCCTGGCCCTGCTGTGCTTCTACCTGATACGCCAACCCTTTGCCCAATCGCCGGTCTGCAACAGGCGGGTCGGCCTTTATTACATCACCGGCGCAACCATCTGCGTTATGGCCGCCATCGGTTTTAGCACCCCGGGCGTGCTCCTGCTCTGGCCCGCATTTGCCCTCTACGCTGTCGGCGCCGCTTATCTGGGAGTAGCGACGTGTCCTTACCATAAGCACAACGGCAAGCTACCATTGAGCAGTCGCTGGCTTCTGGCCCCGGTGCTGTCAGGACACCGGTTCTCGCTGCTTTACTATCGACGCCGAACCGCCCCGTGGAATGAAATCATTCCTGGTCTTTGGCTCGGCCGGCAACTCGATGAAGAAGAAGCAAAACACGCCATCGACGCGGGAGTCACCGCGGTTCTCGATTTGACCTCCGAATTCAGTGAGCCGAAAACCTTCCGCGCTCTCCGCTACCTGAATCTGCCGGTACTCGATCTCACCGCACCGCGCCGAAAACAGCTTGTCGAAGCGATAGAGTTTATCGGCAACGAAAGACAGGAGGGTACGGTTTACGTCCATTGCAAGATAGGCTTTTCGCGAAGTGCGGCGGTGGTCGGGACCTATCTCCTCAGGGCCGGCATCACAAAAACGGCGGACCAGGCTATCGCCATGATGCGACGCGCCAGACCCGGGTTGATCGTCAGGCCCGAAGCCCGCAGGACCATTCAGCAGGAACAGACCCGCTTAAGTAGTGCAACCCCCGGCCGTAAAAGACAGGTCACCCCCCTTCCGGAGGGAGCGACGCACCATGACCCCTTTCCGATGTCTCAGACCGGCACCGATGCAGGGGAGAAGATGCCAGCACCTTGACTGCAAACGCGGTCCCCCGTCCGGGGACTCCGTTATTTACTTGCGAAAATACCGAAAAGCTGGCACACTCGGGGCATTATACACCTATGTGTTCCTCCATGTGCTGCGTTTTGGCGGATACTCCTGTGAGCGTGGCACCGATAGGGGACTTCGGAAACGAAGTCCCCTTCCGCGTGTCATGATGGGAAAATGTCAGAGCTCGGTTCACCTGCGGGAACACCTTTGCAATGGGAGGGAAAAATGCGCAACAAAATCTTTCAAACAATCTGGCTGGTACTCATCCTGGCGCTGACGGGCATCCCCTGTCCCGCATGGAGCGCTCCGGAGCCTTTGACCATTTATTCCGGGGCAGGATTAATGAAGCCGATGGACGAGCTGAAAGCAGGCTTCGAAGCCCGCTATAACATCCCGGTTCAGCTTATCTACGGCGGTTCCGGCGAACTGTTCGGCATGATCGCCACCCGCAAAGCGGGTGACGTTTTCATCCCCGGAGCCGAAAAATACGTCAAGGACGCCATCAATCGGGGCCTGGCCCGAGCCGAAGGACAGCGCTCGGTCTGCTACCATGTACCGATCATCCTTGTACCGGCCGGCAATCCTGGTAACGTCCACTCCCTGCAGGACCTGGCCCGCCCCGGTATTCGCGTCGCCTTCGCCGACGCCAAAGCTGCGGCCATCGGCAAAGTGGCAAATGCCATTCTGAAAAAAAACGCCCTGGTGGAAAAGGTTGCCCCCAACGTGGTGGTAAGACCGAGCACCACCAACCAGTTGTTGATCTATACGGCAACCGGTCAAGTGGATGCCTGCATCGCCTGGGAAGATCAGTCCACGTGGGGACAGGCCAAAGGCAAGGTCGAAATTGTGCGCATTCCATCAGCGCAAAACACCGTCAAAACCATCCCCTCCGCCGTCGTGGCTTTTTCCAAACAAGCGGACAATGCACAGCTGTTCGTCGATTACATCGCTTCGGCTGAAGGCAAGACCCTGTGGAAAAAATGGGGGTTCCCCATCGACAAGCCGGAATAAGTCATGGGCAATCGCATATTCAAGGCCGGCCTTGCGGGAATCACCGTATTGTTTGTCGGCATGCTGTTGTGGGCCATGCTGTCGCTCATCTTCATGCCCCGCTGGGCCGAGGTGGTCGGCAGCACCCTGTCCGCGGAGATGCTCTACAGCATCCGTCTTTCCCTGACCACCAGTGCCATTTCCGTCGCCGTGGTCATGCTTCTGGCAGTCAGTATCGGCTACGTTCTGGCGCGTTTCCGTTTTCCAGGGCACCAGTTGTTGCGAACGGTGGTCGATTTGCCGATGGCCTTCCCCGAACTGGTTCTGGGCCTCTGCCTGCTGCTTTTGTTCGGTCATGATCCGCTGGCCGGATGGCTGAAACAGCTGGGAATCGATGTCGTATTCAGCAAAACCGGCATTGCCATCGCCCAGATATTCACTGCCGCACCGTATGCCACCCGGGTGGTCTATGCAGCTTTTCGCAGCATCAGCCCCCGTTATGAAATGGTTGCCCGCAGCCTTGGCTGCGGGCAATGGACCGCCTTCTGGAAGGTCACCCTGCCGATGGCCAGAGGGGGACTTTTCGCCGGCGCAGTCATTGCCTTTGCCCGCTGCATGGGATGTTTCGGAACCGTGCTCATCCTCGCAGGCGGCACCCGCATGCACACGGAAACCTTACCCATCACCCTGTATCTCAACATCTCCTACGGCAACCTGGCGATGGCCATGACCTCCGGCATCCTGTTGATCCTGATTTCCCTGGCGGCGATCGTGACTTTCGAGATACTCAATGACGAGGTGGTTTTATGACGGTGTTACTTGAGGTTCAAAACCTGCACGTCGATCTGGGGGAATTCAGCTTGCGAGGTGCCGACCTCGCTATCGCGGAGGGGGATTACTGCTGCCTGATCGGTGATTCGGGAGCCGGTAAAAGTGTGCTGTTGGAGACCGTAGTGGGCAGCTTCCGCCCCCACCGGGGAAAAGTCCTGCTGCATGGCCAGGATGTCACCAACTGCCCCCCTGAACTCCGTAACCTCGGCATCGTTTATCAGGATTACATGCTCTTTCCCCATCTGAACGTGTTCGACAATATCGCTTTCGGATTGCGGCGCCAGAAAGGTTCCCGCACCGAGCTGAAAAACGAGGTCAACACCATTGCAGCCAGGGTCGGTATCGAACATCTGCTGCATCGCGACATCAAAACCCTTTCCGGCGGCGAGCAACAACGCGCCGCGCTGGCCAGGGCACTCATAACCCGGCCGCAAGTGCTGCTGCTCGATGAAGCCTTCAGTGCATTGGACGTAGCCAGTCGGGAGCGGATGCGGCGTCTGCTGCGGGAGCTGGTCAAGGACCTGCATGTCACCGTACTGCATGTCACACACGACATGGAAGACGTCTGGGCGCTTGCCGACCAGGTGGCAGTCCTGCACGATGGGCAAATCCTGCAAACGGGCAGCCCCGAGCACATTTTCAGCTGTCCGCAGCCCGGGTTTGTCGCGGAATTCCTCGGGGCTCGCAACGTCCTGCACGGTTCCGTTCTGCAATGCGATGCATCGGGGTTGACCCATGTCGCCGTCGGCCAGATTGATCTGTTCAGCGCCGATCAGGCAGCGGTCGGCCGCGAGGTTCATCTTTCCGTGCGCCCGGAGGAACTCGCCGTCGCCCGGCAACAACTGCCCATCACCCTGCGCAATCAGATCCCGGTAAAAATACGCCACCTGGAACGCCGGGGTCCTCTGGTCTGGGTCACCGGAGAAGCCGCCGGGTTCTCTCTCGAAGCCGCCGTGACGGTTTCCGGGGCGCAAGAACAGGAACTGAAGGTCGGCGACGAAGCGGTCTTCGCCTTTTCCGCAAGCAGCTTGCGCGTCATCGCCCCGGAAAACCAGGCCCACTCAAATCGACTTGAAGGTCTTTCCGCCGAACCGTTGCCGGCGTTGGAAGCAATGGCAGGCGGCTAAAACCGGGCAACACCTTATATCCGACAAAATTACTTGGCGCAGGGCTGTTTCCACGTTACACTCCGAAAAATTATCTAGCTGTCTTTTCACCCCGCTTTACCGAAAACGGATGTACCATGGAACTGTCCCTGCTGTCGCAACTCGGCCAAGAAATCGTCAATTTCCACGCTTTTGATCTGTTGACCATCGGCACCCTCGCCATCCTCGAGGGGATTCTGTCGGTGGACAATGCCCTGGTGCTGGCCATCCTGGTGCGCAATCTGCCCCGCCAGCAGCAAAAGCGGGCCCTGACCTACGGCATCATCGGCGCGTTCGTCTTCCGTTTTATAGCGTTGGTGTTCGCTGCCCACCTGATGCGTTTCGGCTTCTTCAAACTCATCGGCGGCGGCTATCTGATCTATCTGGCCATGAAACACATGTTTTTCTTTTACAAAGAAGACGCCCACCAGCTACGGGACAAACCGGCAGCCGGTTTCTGGAAAATAGTGATCATGGTGGAACTGACCGACATCGCCTTTTCCATCGACAGCATCACCACCGCCGTTGCCATGACCGACAAGCTGCTGGTGGTCTGGGTCGGCGGCATCCTCGGCATCATCTTCCTGCGGTTCGCCGCGAGTTTTTTCGTCCGGCTGCTGGAACGTCTGCCGCGCCTGGAAGACCTGGCCTATCAGCTGATCTTCTTCATCGGCACCAAACTGTTCCTCGACGGCTTTCACGTCGAAATCAGCCACGGCATTTTCTGGCTGATGATGGGTATCATCGCCGTGCTCGGTGCCTCGCTGGTCTACCGTGACTACTATCAGCGGCGCACCCACAGCCGTCACCAGAACCACCTGCTCGGAAAACTCCAGCAAGGCGAACTGTCCGTCGACGAGGCCCTTGCCCTCGACCCGGTACCCGCCGAAATCATCGCCTGGTTGCGCGCCAACGGCCACTTGGAAATACGCGAAACGCCTGCAGGGACATAGTCGGCAAGCGCCTCAACGAGACGCCTCTGCTATACTCGTAACATGACTCGCAGAGACCGTTTGCGCCAGCTCATCGCCCGGGAAGCAGCCCGCCTCATGTACGAGGAGCAGATCAAGGAATACATGACCGCCAAACGCAAGGCGGCGCGTGCCTTCGGTCTGGAAAAGCGCCTGAGCCTCGGCCACCACCTGCCCTCCAACAGCGAAATCCACGCCGAACTGCAACGCCTTATCAACCTGCTCGAACCCGAGGTGTTGCCGGAGCGGTTGCTGCAAATGCGGGTGCTGGCCCTCAAGTACATGGAACTGCTGGCCCCGTTTCGCCCCTACCTGATCGGCTCGGTACTCTCGGGCTGCGTCACCCAGCGCAGCGATATCGACCTGCATCTGTTCGCCGACGACCCGGAGGAGGTGGAACGCTTCCTGGCCGACCGGCATCTGGACTTCATTTCGGAAATCGTTACGATCCACAAAGGCGGGCGGTTCCACGATTATCCCCACCTCTACCTGGAAGAAAACGGCATCGAACTGGAGTTGTCCGTTTATCCACCCCGGGAGCGACAAAACATCCCCCGAAGCAGTATTACCGGCAAGGCCATGGAGCGGGCCGACGCCAAACAGCTGCGCCGACTGATCTCCGCCTCCTTCACCCTCCCGGACCATCCTGACACCTGATCGGGCCGGGCCGCCATAATTCTTCCCAGCCGCTATACTTGAAAAAAAGCGCATCGGGAGGTATCCATGGAAAAGCGAAAGAAGCTGGCCATTGTAGGTTGCGGCGCCTTGGGCCAAGCCTGCGGCAGGGCCATTGCCGCTACGGACGATCTGGTTTTGGCCGGTTTCGTACGACGGCCGCAAAAGGTCGGGAAAAAACTGCCGAAGCCCTTCCGCGAGATTCCAACTGCGGAGCACATCAGCGAACTGGGCCATGTGGATGCAGCTTTGGTCTGCACACCGACCCCCACGGTCCGGGAAATCGTCATCGGGCTGCTCCAACACCACATACCGGCAGTGGAGTGCGCAACCTTGCACGGAGAGGATTTCGTCAATCACAAACGGGAAATCGATCGGATGGCCGACCATTTTGAAACCCCGGCCATCGTCGGCGCAGGGTGGGACCCGGGGGCATTATCCCTGCTGCGTAATCTGTTTGCGGTTGTGACCCCCAAGGGACACACCGAAACCAGCTGGCACCCCGGCATCAGCCTGCATCACAGCACCGTCGCCGGCAACATCCCCGGAGTAAAAAAAGCTCTAACCGCCGAATTTCGCCGGCCCGGGGGAGCCATGCAGCGTTACGTTTATATCGAAGTGGAACAGGAGGCCGATTTTGAACAGGTGGCGAACGCCATCCGCAACGATCCGCTGTATCTGACGGAACAGACCGAGGTCTTTCAGGTGGATTCCGTCGAGGAACTGGAAAACGAGGGCCACGGCGTGCTGCTGGAGCGGCGCGGCATAGCTGCCGGCGCCGACCGCCAGCACCTGTTGCTGGAAGCGCGTTACCGCGAGGTCGCCATGGCTGCCCAGGTCATGGTAGCCGCGGCTCGTGCCCTGAAGCGCAAGGGGCACCGGGCATACAGCCTGTTTGATCTGCCACCGCGGGCCTTATGGGGCCTTCTGGCAGATTATGCGGAAAAGCAGTGGATCTGAAACTGAAAGACAAAAAACAAGGGGGAGCGCACATGGCGCTCCCCTTTGTTTTCGGTTCCCTTAACTTATGAGACTGGGGGCTGTCAGTACCGCACCCGCACCCGGTAGGTCAACACGGTCTTGCCTTCGGCGGGGATGGCGATCTGCCAGGTAGCGGTGTGGGCATCTTTTTTGGTGTGGGCGTGGCTTTGTTGCAGGATCCGCCAGTCCCCGGGCATCGGTTCCTCGACCTTGACCGTAACCGGCTGGCGTTTGGCATTTTTCAACTCGAGCCGATAGGCCGTCTCGATGACCGTTCCCGATGGTCCGCCGGCAATTTTTTTGTAATCGGTCTGGATGCGATCGGCCGTCACGTCGAAAGCGTCGCCAAGGCGCAGGCGAACTTTTTCGTTTTTGGGGGTGTGATCGATGCGATCTTCACCGACAAACTGGGCGTTGCCGGCGGTATCTTTTTTGTAGACCCGCAAAACGCCCTTGGGCAGAGGGATTCCCAGTCCGGCCTTGGTACTGTTGTTAAATTCCAGGTATACCGCCACTTTGAGTTTTTTGCCGAGCATACCGTGACGCCCGCGGTAGTAATATTCGCCGCCGCGCAGCAGGTATTCCTTGCTCACAGGAACGCCGGAGGCATTCAGCAAAGCGACCTGCTTGACCTGGTTTTCACGGATGGTGGTGAGACGCTCGAGGGTGTAGAGATGATAGTCGAGCAGACTCTCCTCGGCCATGGCGGGTGCGGCGGCCATGACCTTCATGGCCCGCTCCTCAAAAACCTGCCGGCCCATACCCTGCCGGCCGACACGGTGCACATCGCCGGCCACCAGTTGTAAACGTGCCTGATTGTAAGTGGCGCCACTCTGGTTGTTCAGCGTTACCCAGCCGGACAGGTCAAGATGCGCATCCCGATCGTCGAGTTCGGCCACGTAATCGGCCTGCCAGGATAAACCACCGGTCAGATAACTCAGCTCCAGATCGCGCGTTCCGCCTTTATCGGTCGCCACCTGCACCACCAGGGTCGGACGATCGCGCAGGTTGGCCGGCACGTCGGGATAGACCAGGCGTCCGGGAACGCCGGTTTCAATGCGATCCCCCATGCGCAGCACCACCCCGCCGTTGGCCGCCAGCACCCGGGCTGACTCGACGGTTTCGGCACCGGTCTGCGGATGCACCCTTACGACCTGCACTGTGCGGCCGACATATTTTTCCAGCAACTTGCCGGGGGTCAACAGGTCGAAATCGAAACTCTGCTCCACTACCCGGAAGTCACCAGCGCCCTTAACCGGCCGCAAAAGAGCCGTTTCCGGCTGCATACCGGCCGCGACTCCACGCCAGGCCAGCAGATTTTCTCCGGGCGGCAGAGTCAAGCGACGCAGATCCTTGACCAGGGCCAGGTTACTGTTGTAGATGGTCACCGCCACTTGCTGCTGATCGGCAGGCGTACTGCGTAGTTCCGTTATTTCTGTGCCTGCGAACGCGGCAGAGATACTCCCTGTCAGAGCAAAAGCCACAAAGATCCGCAATAAAAGCCGTATTCTCATCATTATTATCTCCCCACTTATGGACGGCAAACCGGCGACAGCCCTCAACATGGAAAAAGCTGTTAGTTACCGACCATTCTACCAGAGCAAAACCATAGCAACGGCACCCGACTCAAAAAATACACATGCCCGAACCATTCAGGGAGCGCAGGGTGGCGGGGAGTTGGCATCGTCCCCCTCGGGAGAAACGGCCCGTGACAAGCTGACACTGCATGCGCAATCCCCCCATGGCGGCGGCTGCGCCGTCTGAACCTCCAGAACCTTGCCTTCCTTATTATGCCGGACATATAAACTGCCATCTTTTCGCCACATGGCCAAAGCCGTAGGATCCACACCATAGTATCCGGTGATCTCGTCAGTAGAAAGCGGGGGCATCGTATTACGCCGCTTTTCCCTGCCCGCGAAGCGACGGTGATTGTACCAGGCCCAGGTCCGCAGGATCACAGCCAGCACCAACACCACCAATCCGTAATTACGTAACGCCTCGAGCAATAACCGTCCACCGTCTTTTTCGATCATCTCATAGGTAAAAAGCCGGATGCCGATCAACCATGCGAACAACGTCAGCAGGGGACGTAGCAGACTCAAAAAAAGACACCAGAAACCTACCGTCAGCACCCCCTGGGCCAGCCGTTGCCCGCGGTTCTGGGCTTCGGGCTTTTCAATAATTAAATTGTCGCCCATCGTTCCCCCTAATAAATTCCGCGGTCGGTCGCGGTCCAGACTGCACGTTCGCCGCGTTTTTTCAGCAATGCTTTTGGCAACCCTACGACGATGGTAAACATATTAATGAGCCAGAATGCCAGCGGGTACCAGATCATCACGTAATAACAGCGCCCCAGACCTCGTTCATAGCGGGAATCGAGAAACATCGCCACCGCGAACTGTAACAGGCAGGTCAGACTCAAAACCACACCGGACCATGCCGGAACAAGGGTCGGAAGCCGCATATCGGCAGGCAGGGGAAAGAACAACCCCCAAAGCCATATCAACCCGATAAGTAACATGGCGTACGACCAGATAATACTCGTAAAATATTCAAAATAGACCCCCCACATTCGGCGCGAGCGCCATTTAAACATATGACGCAGGTAACGCAACAATACCTCGCTACCACCCTGCGCCCAGCGCAGCCGCTGGTTCCACAAGCCTTTGAGGGTTTCCGGCATCAGAATCCAGCACAGGGCATTCGGCTCAAAACGGATATCCCAGTGACTAAGCTGTAAACGCCAGCTGATATCGATATCCTCGGTCATCAT
This DNA window, taken from Syntrophotalea carbinolica DSM 2380, encodes the following:
- the pgaD gene encoding poly-beta-1,6-N-acetyl-D-glucosamine biosynthesis protein PgaD, which produces MGDNLIIEKPEAQNRGQRLAQGVLTVGFWCLFLSLLRPLLTLFAWLIGIRLFTYEMIEKDGGRLLLEALRNYGLVVLVLAVILRTWAWYNHRRFAGREKRRNTMPPLSTDEITGYYGVDPTALAMWRKDGSLYVRHNKEGKVLEVQTAQPPPWGDCACSVSLSRAVSPEGDDANSPPPCAP
- a CDS encoding DUF4139 domain-containing protein; protein product: MMRIRLLLRIFVAFALTGSISAAFAGTEITELRSTPADQQQVAVTIYNSNLALVKDLRRLTLPPGENLLAWRGVAAGMQPETALLRPVKGAGDFRVVEQSFDFDLLTPGKLLEKYVGRTVQVVRVHPQTGAETVESARVLAANGGVVLRMGDRIETGVPGRLVYPDVPANLRDRPTLVVQVATDKGGTRDLELSYLTGGLSWQADYVAELDDRDAHLDLSGWVTLNNQSGATYNQARLQLVAGDVHRVGRQGMGRQVFEERAMKVMAAAPAMAEESLLDYHLYTLERLTTIRENQVKQVALLNASGVPVSKEYLLRGGEYYYRGRHGMLGKKLKVAVYLEFNNSTKAGLGIPLPKGVLRVYKKDTAGNAQFVGEDRIDHTPKNEKVRLRLGDAFDVTADRIQTDYKKIAGGPSGTVIETAYRLELKNAKRQPVTVKVEEPMPGDWRILQQSHAHTKKDAHTATWQIAIPAEGKTVLTYRVRVRY
- a CDS encoding phosphatase PAP2/dual specificity phosphatase family protein, with translation MGDIHRFRGTARRDLIDAVLTASGTSLLFILVYGGCSWITAQRSGIGTLVFGWERSIPFIPAMIVPYMSIDLLFVGAPFLCSDIAERRLLAKRLCFVILVAGGFFLLMPLRFAFPRPVPEDWTAPIFRFLHGFDRPYNMFPSLHIALRTLLADTYARHTRGLLRLTVHIWFSLIGLSTVLTWQHHVIDVAGGFTLALLCFYLIRQPFAQSPVCNRRVGLYYITGATICVMAAIGFSTPGVLLLWPAFALYAVGAAYLGVATCPYHKHNGKLPLSSRWLLAPVLSGHRFSLLYYRRRTAPWNEIIPGLWLGRQLDEEEAKHAIDAGVTAVLDLTSEFSEPKTFRALRYLNLPVLDLTAPRRKQLVEAIEFIGNERQEGTVYVHCKIGFSRSAAVVGTYLLRAGITKTADQAIAMMRRARPGLIVRPEARRTIQQEQTRLSSATPGRKRQVTPLPEGATHHDPFPMSQTGTDAGEKMPAP
- a CDS encoding bifunctional alpha/beta hydrolase/class I SAM-dependent methyltransferase — translated: MHHWTPSESYFTSWDGTELFYRSWQPTTDSKQALIFIHRGHEHSGRIAQQVEDLGLTDFWAFSWDNRGHGHSPGRRGHADSYSHLVKDLDTFVRFVSERYEIPMENIAVVANSVGAVTAATWVHDYAPRIRAMVLAAPAFRIRLYVPLAIPLLRLWLKIKDKAFVSSYVKSKLLTHDREQARRYDEDELITRDIAVNILLGLHDTATRIIEDAAAIITPTLILSAGSDRVVKNSAQHRFYRRLGAPTKCLETYPGFFHALLYEKDRQRPMAHAREFILQAFRSDIDRTALLKADRGGFTRTEYDLLRSPAPWLKKLNFAAQKFMMRTVGSLSKGIRLGRKTGFDSGRSLDYVYENRARGIGPIGKFIDRGYLDAIGWRGIRMRRQHLEKQLTRTIARITDSGQPVHLLDVATGCGRYVLNVLKNHDDQKIDALLRDFTAANLEQGHALAAAMGLENVRFEQADAFDPDTIRPLQPRPNLAIVSGLYELFPDNDMVGASLRGIGDAVEPGGYLIYTGQPWHPQVEMIARVLTNRDGVPWIMRRRSQAEMDELVRQAGFDKIAMEVDPWGIFTVSVARRVAI
- a CDS encoding ABC transporter permease, with protein sequence MGNRIFKAGLAGITVLFVGMLLWAMLSLIFMPRWAEVVGSTLSAEMLYSIRLSLTTSAISVAVVMLLAVSIGYVLARFRFPGHQLLRTVVDLPMAFPELVLGLCLLLLFGHDPLAGWLKQLGIDVVFSKTGIAIAQIFTAAPYATRVVYAAFRSISPRYEMVARSLGCGQWTAFWKVTLPMARGGLFAGAVIAFARCMGCFGTVLILAGGTRMHTETLPITLYLNISYGNLAMAMTSGILLILISLAAIVTFEILNDEVVL
- a CDS encoding Gfo/Idh/MocA family oxidoreductase — encoded protein: MEKRKKLAIVGCGALGQACGRAIAATDDLVLAGFVRRPQKVGKKLPKPFREIPTAEHISELGHVDAALVCTPTPTVREIVIGLLQHHIPAVECATLHGEDFVNHKREIDRMADHFETPAIVGAGWDPGALSLLRNLFAVVTPKGHTETSWHPGISLHHSTVAGNIPGVKKALTAEFRRPGGAMQRYVYIEVEQEADFEQVANAIRNDPLYLTEQTEVFQVDSVEELENEGHGVLLERRGIAAGADRQHLLLEARYREVAMAAQVMVAAARALKRKGHRAYSLFDLPPRALWGLLADYAEKQWI
- a CDS encoding TerC family protein, producing MELSLLSQLGQEIVNFHAFDLLTIGTLAILEGILSVDNALVLAILVRNLPRQQQKRALTYGIIGAFVFRFIALVFAAHLMRFGFFKLIGGGYLIYLAMKHMFFFYKEDAHQLRDKPAAGFWKIVIMVELTDIAFSIDSITTAVAMTDKLLVVWVGGILGIIFLRFAASFFVRLLERLPRLEDLAYQLIFFIGTKLFLDGFHVEISHGIFWLMMGIIAVLGASLVYRDYYQRRTHSRHQNHLLGKLQQGELSVDEALALDPVPAEIIAWLRANGHLEIRETPAGT
- a CDS encoding ATP-binding cassette domain-containing protein, coding for MTVLLEVQNLHVDLGEFSLRGADLAIAEGDYCCLIGDSGAGKSVLLETVVGSFRPHRGKVLLHGQDVTNCPPELRNLGIVYQDYMLFPHLNVFDNIAFGLRRQKGSRTELKNEVNTIAARVGIEHLLHRDIKTLSGGEQQRAALARALITRPQVLLLDEAFSALDVASRERMRRLLRELVKDLHVTVLHVTHDMEDVWALADQVAVLHDGQILQTGSPEHIFSCPQPGFVAEFLGARNVLHGSVLQCDASGLTHVAVGQIDLFSADQAAVGREVHLSVRPEELAVARQQLPITLRNQIPVKIRHLERRGPLVWVTGEAAGFSLEAAVTVSGAQEQELKVGDEAVFAFSASSLRVIAPENQAHSNRLEGLSAEPLPALEAMAGG
- the modA gene encoding molybdate ABC transporter substrate-binding protein; this translates as MRNKIFQTIWLVLILALTGIPCPAWSAPEPLTIYSGAGLMKPMDELKAGFEARYNIPVQLIYGGSGELFGMIATRKAGDVFIPGAEKYVKDAINRGLARAEGQRSVCYHVPIILVPAGNPGNVHSLQDLARPGIRVAFADAKAAAIGKVANAILKKNALVEKVAPNVVVRPSTTNQLLIYTATGQVDACIAWEDQSTWGQAKGKVEIVRIPSAQNTVKTIPSAVVAFSKQADNAQLFVDYIASAEGKTLWKKWGFPIDKPE